In Paracoccus jeotgali, the following are encoded in one genomic region:
- the hspQ gene encoding heat shock protein HspQ: MQTRTAKYTIGQVVRHRLHPFRGVVFDVDPEFANTEEWYESIPEDSRPDRDQPFYHLYAETEATYYVAYVSEQNLVADRSGEPIEHPELAELFGEFQDGYYTSQIALN, encoded by the coding sequence ATGCAAACGAGAACGGCGAAATACACGATCGGCCAGGTCGTCCGGCATCGGCTGCACCCGTTTCGCGGGGTGGTGTTCGACGTCGATCCCGAATTCGCCAATACCGAGGAATGGTATGAATCGATCCCCGAGGACAGCCGTCCGGATCGCGACCAGCCCTTCTATCACCTCTATGCCGAGACCGAGGCGACCTATTACGTCGCCTATGTGTCCGAGCAGAATCTGGTCGCCGACCGCTCTGGCGAGCCGATCGAGCATCCCGAACTGGCCGAGCTGTTCGGCGAGTTTCAGGACGGCTATTACACCAGCCAGATCGCGCTGAACTGA
- the lon gene encoding endopeptidase La, whose translation MTELTHSHPVLPLRDIVAFPHMVVPLFVGRDKSVRALEAVMAADRPILLATQKDASVDEPVADGIYRIGVLANVLQLLKLPDGTVKVLVEGQRRVQITRFLDNADYFEAEATPLLEEEGDADTVAALTNTVAEEFEKYVKVRKNIPDEVVATVAETTDADRLSDLVAGHLGIDIVRKQDLLETLVVAERLEKVYGLMQGEMSVLQVEKKIKSRVKTQMEKTQREYYLNEQMKAIQKELGDGDEGGNELAELEERIAATKFSKEAREKAESELKKLKSMSPMSAEATVSRNYLDWLLALPWGVKSRTRKDLTKAEQVLDEDHYGLEKVKERIVEYLAVQSRSAKLKGPILSLVGPPGVGKTSLGRSLARATGREFIRISLGGVRDESEIRGHRRTYIGSMPGKIIQALKKAKTTNPLILLDEIDKMGQDFRGDPASAMLEVLDPEQNSTFVDHYLEVEYDLSNVMFVTTANSYNMPGPLLDRMEIIPLAGYTEDEKREIARRHLLPKQIKANGLRKGEFSVTDEALNHVIRYYTREAGVRSLEREIAKLARKAVTDILKGKTKSVEVDAAKAEEYLGVRRHRFGLAEAEDQVGVVTGLAWTQVGGDLLQIEALKLPGKGRMKTTGKLGDVMKESIDAASSFVRSIAPELGIRPPEFEKRDIHVHVPEGATPKDGPSAGLAMVTSVVSVMTGIPVRKDVAMTGEVTLRGNALAIGGLKEKLLAALRGGIKTVLIPADNEKDLTEIPANVKEGMEIIPVTNVREVLKHALARMPEAVEWDEAAEEAAEAARQAAARKDDLGTGRTAH comes from the coding sequence ATGACCGAACTTACTCATTCGCATCCCGTGCTGCCGCTGCGTGATATCGTGGCGTTCCCGCATATGGTCGTGCCGCTGTTCGTCGGTCGCGACAAATCCGTGCGCGCGCTCGAAGCGGTCATGGCGGCGGATCGTCCGATCCTGCTGGCGACGCAGAAGGACGCCTCGGTCGATGAACCGGTGGCGGACGGAATCTATCGCATCGGCGTCCTCGCCAATGTGCTGCAACTGCTGAAACTGCCGGACGGCACCGTGAAGGTGCTGGTCGAGGGGCAGCGCCGCGTGCAGATCACCCGTTTCCTTGACAATGCCGATTACTTCGAGGCCGAAGCCACCCCGCTTCTGGAAGAAGAGGGCGATGCCGACACCGTCGCCGCGCTGACCAACACGGTCGCCGAAGAATTCGAGAAATACGTCAAGGTTCGCAAGAACATTCCCGACGAAGTCGTTGCCACCGTGGCCGAAACCACGGATGCCGACCGGCTGTCCGATCTGGTCGCCGGCCATCTGGGCATCGACATCGTCCGCAAGCAGGACCTGCTGGAAACGCTGGTCGTGGCCGAGCGTCTGGAAAAGGTCTATGGCCTGATGCAGGGCGAAATGTCCGTGCTGCAGGTCGAGAAGAAGATCAAGTCGCGCGTCAAGACCCAGATGGAGAAGACGCAGCGCGAGTACTATCTGAATGAGCAGATGAAGGCCATTCAGAAGGAACTCGGCGACGGCGACGAAGGCGGCAACGAGCTGGCCGAGCTGGAAGAGCGCATTGCCGCCACCAAGTTCAGCAAGGAAGCCCGCGAAAAGGCCGAGAGCGAACTGAAAAAGCTGAAGTCGATGTCGCCGATGTCGGCGGAGGCCACGGTCAGCCGCAACTATCTCGACTGGCTGCTGGCGCTGCCCTGGGGCGTCAAGTCGCGCACCCGCAAGGATCTGACCAAGGCCGAGCAGGTGCTGGACGAGGATCACTATGGCCTCGAAAAGGTCAAGGAACGCATCGTCGAGTATCTTGCGGTGCAAAGCCGCTCGGCCAAGCTGAAGGGGCCGATCCTCAGCCTCGTCGGTCCTCCGGGCGTGGGCAAGACCTCGCTGGGGCGCTCGCTGGCGCGTGCAACGGGTCGGGAGTTCATCCGCATCTCGCTGGGCGGGGTGCGCGACGAATCCGAGATCCGCGGCCACCGCCGGACCTATATCGGCTCGATGCCCGGCAAGATCATCCAGGCGCTGAAAAAGGCCAAGACGACCAACCCGCTGATCCTGCTCGATGAAATCGACAAGATGGGGCAGGATTTCCGCGGCGACCCGGCCAGTGCGATGCTCGAGGTGCTGGACCCAGAACAGAACTCGACCTTCGTGGACCACTATCTCGAGGTGGAATACGACCTGTCGAACGTCATGTTCGTGACCACGGCCAACAGCTATAACATGCCCGGCCCGCTGCTCGACCGGATGGAGATCATTCCGCTCGCCGGCTATACCGAGGATGAAAAGCGCGAGATCGCGCGCCGCCACCTGCTGCCCAAGCAGATCAAGGCGAACGGTCTGCGCAAGGGTGAATTCAGCGTCACCGACGAGGCGTTGAACCACGTCATCCGCTATTACACCCGCGAAGCCGGGGTGCGGAGCCTGGAACGCGAGATCGCCAAGCTGGCACGGAAGGCCGTGACCGACATCCTGAAGGGCAAGACGAAATCCGTCGAGGTCGATGCGGCCAAGGCCGAGGAGTATCTGGGCGTGCGTCGTCACCGCTTTGGTCTTGCCGAGGCCGAGGATCAGGTCGGCGTCGTGACCGGGCTTGCCTGGACACAGGTCGGCGGCGATCTGCTGCAGATCGAGGCGCTGAAGCTGCCCGGCAAGGGTCGCATGAAGACGACCGGCAAGCTGGGTGACGTGATGAAGGAATCGATCGACGCGGCCTCCAGCTTCGTTCGGTCGATCGCGCCGGAACTGGGCATTCGTCCGCCCGAGTTCGAAAAGCGCGACATCCACGTCCACGTCCCCGAAGGGGCCACGCCCAAGGACGGCCCCTCGGCCGGTCTGGCGATGGTGACCTCGGTCGTGTCGGTGATGACGGGCATTCCGGTCCGCAAGGACGTCGCCATGACCGGCGAGGTCACGCTGCGCGGCAATGCGCTCGCCATTGGCGGGCTCAAGGAAAAGCTGCTCGCGGCGCTGCGCGGGGGGATCAAGACCGTCCTGATCCCGGCCGACAATGAAAAGGATCTGACCGAGATCCCGGCCAATGTGAAGGAAGGGATGGAGATCATCCCCGTCACCAACGTCCGCGAGGTGCTGAAGCACGCGCTGGCCCGGATGCCCGAGGCTGTCGAGTGGGACGAGGCCGCCGAAGAGGCAGCCGAAGCCGCCCGCCAGGCCGCGGCGCGCAAGGACGATCTGGGCACCGGCCGCACCGCCCACTGA
- a CDS encoding carboxynorspermidine decarboxylase, protein MTIQTPYYLMDMAALRRNMETVARLREMSGAKALLALKCFATWSVFDLMRDYMDGTTSSSLYELRLGREKFGKETHAYSVAWADHEIDEAIGYADKIIFNSLSQLDRFGERAAHIGRGLRLNPRFSTSGFDLADPARPFSRLGEWDMDRLSAARDRIDGVMIHYNCENSDFDLFSTQLDRIEGDFGAFLKQLDWVSLGGGIHFTGEGYPLDRLADRLKAFSDRLGGQVYLEPGEASITGTATLEVSVLDILDVGKQIAIVDSSIEAHMLDLLIYRETAKLPQTGAHAYQIAGKTCLAGDIFGEGRFPKPLTIGDRISIADAAGYTMVKKNWFNGVNMPSIAIRDEDGTIRLVRSFTYDDYRDSLS, encoded by the coding sequence ACATGGAAACCGTCGCCCGTCTGCGCGAGATGTCGGGCGCCAAGGCGCTGCTGGCGCTGAAATGCTTTGCCACGTGGTCCGTGTTTGACCTGATGCGCGACTATATGGACGGCACCACTTCGTCCTCGCTTTACGAATTGCGGCTGGGGCGCGAGAAATTCGGCAAGGAGACCCATGCCTATTCCGTCGCCTGGGCCGATCACGAGATCGACGAGGCCATCGGTTACGCCGACAAGATCATCTTCAACTCGCTGAGCCAGCTCGACCGGTTCGGTGAGCGCGCGGCGCATATCGGGCGCGGGCTGCGTCTCAATCCCCGCTTCTCGACCTCGGGGTTTGATCTGGCCGACCCGGCGCGGCCCTTCTCGCGCCTGGGAGAGTGGGACATGGACCGGCTGTCCGCGGCACGCGACCGGATCGACGGGGTGATGATCCATTACAACTGCGAGAACAGCGATTTCGACCTGTTCTCGACCCAGCTCGACCGGATCGAGGGTGATTTTGGCGCCTTTCTGAAGCAACTCGACTGGGTCTCGCTGGGCGGCGGCATCCACTTCACCGGCGAGGGCTATCCGCTGGACCGCCTCGCCGACCGGCTCAAGGCGTTCAGCGACCGCTTGGGCGGGCAGGTCTATCTGGAACCGGGCGAGGCCTCGATCACCGGGACCGCCACGCTTGAGGTCAGCGTGCTGGACATCCTCGACGTCGGCAAGCAGATCGCCATCGTCGACAGCAGCATCGAGGCGCATATGCTGGATCTGCTGATCTATCGCGAGACAGCCAAGCTGCCGCAGACCGGCGCGCACGCCTATCAGATCGCCGGCAAGACCTGCCTCGCCGGCGACATTTTCGGCGAGGGGCGCTTCCCCAAACCGCTGACGATCGGCGACCGGATCAGCATCGCGGACGCCGCCGGCTATACCATGGTCAAGAAAAACTGGTTCAACGGCGTGAACATGCCGTCTATCGCCATTCGCGACGAGGACGGAACGATCCGCCTCGTCCGCAGCTTCACTTATGACGACTATCGGGACAGCCTGTCCTGA
- a CDS encoding lysine-2,3-aminomutase-like protein, whose product MSGKPSQPTAGPSRALTSVADLVSAGLAQAADAPDLDTVAAEFRIRITPTMQSPAPGIARQFVPDPQELTIRPEELADPIGDAAHSPVPGLTHRYPDRAILHLTQTCDVYCRFCFRREVVGAAGPLPQPQLDAVLAHIAATPALREIILTGGDPLTLSPRRLGAVLDRLDAIPHVEVIRLHSRVPVVSPDRIASLAPLLRRRAAVYLVIHTNHPDELTPQAGAAIARLADHGVALLSQSVLLRGVNDDPDVLARLFRALTALRVTPYYLHHCDLARGTSHFRTSIDEGLAIIAALRGHLSGVAIPSYVLDLPGGHGKVPLDSAAVTRIGPGQWRIRDWRGISHDYRDPVR is encoded by the coding sequence ATGTCCGGCAAGCCTTCGCAGCCGACGGCCGGCCCGTCGCGGGCGCTGACCAGCGTCGCGGATCTGGTGTCGGCGGGGCTTGCGCAGGCAGCTGATGCGCCCGATCTGGACACCGTCGCGGCAGAGTTCCGCATCCGCATCACCCCCACCATGCAGTCGCCCGCCCCCGGCATCGCGCGTCAATTCGTGCCCGACCCGCAAGAGCTGACGATCCGCCCCGAAGAGCTCGCCGACCCCATCGGCGACGCCGCCCACAGCCCGGTGCCGGGGCTGACGCATCGCTATCCCGACCGCGCGATCCTGCATCTGACCCAGACCTGCGATGTCTATTGCCGGTTCTGCTTCCGGCGCGAGGTGGTGGGCGCCGCCGGTCCCCTGCCCCAGCCGCAGCTCGACGCGGTGCTGGCCCATATCGCCGCCACCCCCGCGCTGCGCGAGATCATCCTGACCGGCGGCGACCCCCTGACCCTCTCGCCGCGCCGTCTGGGCGCGGTGCTGGACCGGCTGGACGCGATCCCGCATGTCGAGGTCATCCGCCTGCACAGCCGCGTGCCGGTCGTCTCGCCCGACCGCATCGCATCCCTTGCGCCCCTGCTGCGCCGCCGCGCCGCCGTCTATCTGGTGATCCACACCAACCACCCCGATGAGCTGACGCCGCAGGCCGGCGCCGCCATCGCCCGGCTTGCCGATCATGGCGTCGCGCTGCTGTCGCAGAGCGTGCTGCTGCGCGGCGTCAACGACGATCCCGACGTGCTGGCGCGCCTGTTCCGCGCCCTGACTGCGTTGCGGGTCACGCCCTATTACCTGCACCACTGCGACCTCGCCCGCGGCACCAGCCATTTCCGCACCAGCATCGACGAGGGGCTGGCGATCATCGCCGCGCTGCGCGGGCATCTGTCGGGGGTGGCGATCCCCAGCTATGTGCTCGACCTGCCCGGCGGGCACGGCAAGGTGCCGCTCGACTCCGCCGCCGTCACCCGCATCGGCCCCGGCCAATGGCGCATCCGCGACTGGCGCGGAATCAGCCACGACTACCGCGACCCCGTCCGATAA
- a CDS encoding saccharopine dehydrogenase family protein, translated as MKKNVLIIGAGGVAQVTAHKVAQWADEFGAIHIASRTRSKADAIIETLRDKGLDVEVTSHTLDAMDSQAVADLIRQIDAGICINVGSAFINMTVLQGCIDTGCAYIDTAIHEDPDKICETPPWYANYEWKRREDVEKAGMTAILGAGFDPGVVNAYARLAEDEYFDRIDSIDIVDINAGSHGRYFATNFDPEINFREFTGTVYAWQGGEWTENRMFEVGREWDLPVVGKQTAYLSGHDEVHSLAQRYKDADVRFWMGFGEHYINVFTVLKSLGLLSEQPVTTAEGDEVVPLKVVKAVLPDPASLAPGYTGKTCIGDLVKGSRDGKPGEVFIYNVSDHEDAFAEVGSQGISYTAGVPPVAAAVLIARGEWDVKRMVNVEDLPARPFLELLGQMGLPTRIIDSTGDHPL; from the coding sequence TTGAAAAAGAACGTTCTCATCATCGGCGCCGGCGGCGTCGCTCAGGTCACGGCGCACAAGGTCGCGCAATGGGCCGATGAATTCGGCGCGATCCACATCGCCTCGCGCACCCGGTCCAAGGCCGATGCGATCATCGAGACCCTGCGCGACAAGGGTCTCGACGTCGAGGTGACAAGCCACACGCTGGACGCGATGGACAGCCAAGCCGTTGCCGATCTGATCCGCCAGATCGACGCCGGGATCTGCATCAATGTCGGCTCGGCCTTCATCAACATGACGGTGCTGCAAGGCTGCATCGACACCGGCTGCGCCTATATCGACACCGCGATCCATGAAGACCCCGACAAGATCTGCGAGACGCCGCCCTGGTATGCGAATTACGAATGGAAGCGCCGCGAGGATGTCGAGAAGGCCGGGATGACCGCGATCCTGGGCGCGGGCTTCGATCCCGGCGTGGTCAACGCCTATGCGAGGCTGGCCGAGGATGAGTATTTCGACAGGATCGACAGCATCGACATCGTCGACATCAACGCCGGCAGCCACGGCCGCTATTTCGCCACCAATTTCGACCCCGAGATCAACTTCCGCGAGTTCACCGGCACCGTCTATGCCTGGCAGGGCGGCGAGTGGACCGAAAACCGCATGTTCGAGGTCGGGCGAGAGTGGGATCTGCCGGTGGTCGGCAAGCAGACCGCCTATCTTTCCGGCCATGACGAGGTGCATTCGCTGGCCCAACGCTACAAGGACGCCGATGTGCGCTTCTGGATGGGCTTTGGCGAGCATTACATCAACGTGTTCACCGTGTTGAAATCGCTGGGGCTTCTGTCCGAACAGCCGGTCACCACCGCCGAAGGCGACGAGGTCGTGCCGCTGAAGGTCGTCAAGGCGGTGCTGCCCGACCCGGCCAGCCTCGCGCCCGGTTATACCGGCAAGACCTGCATCGGCGATCTGGTCAAGGGCAGCCGCGACGGCAAGCCGGGCGAGGTCTTCATCTACAACGTCTCGGACCACGAGGACGCCTTTGCCGAGGTCGGCAGCCAGGGCATCAGCTATACCGCGGGCGTCCCGCCGGTCGCGGCGGCGGTGCTGATCGCGCGGGGCGAATGGGACGTCAAGCGCATGGTCAATGTCGAAGACCTGCCCGCCCGCCCGTTTCTGGAACTGCTGGGCCAGATGGGCCTGCCCACCCGCATCATCGATTCGACCGGCGACCACCCGCTCTGA